One Nostoc sp. CENA543 genomic window, GATGATTACTTAGTTAAACCATTCGATTTACAAAAACTATTAGCGCGGATTCGTGCTTTGCTACGTCGAGGATTTCTGACATCACCACCGATTCTGACATGGGGTGAGTTACATCTGAATCCTAGCACCTATGAAGTTACCTACGACTCAACTCCTATTTATTTGACACCCAAAGAGTACAGCATTTTAGAATTACTATTGCGAAATGGTCGGCGTGTTCTCAGTCGGCGTGTGATTATTGAACATATTTGGGCTTTAGAATCTTCCCCCGAAGAACACACTGTGAAAGTTCACATTCGCAGTCTACGGCAGAAAATTAAAGCAGCCGGAGCAAAAGAAGACTTAATTGAGACGGTTCACAGCATAGGTTATCGTCTCCATCAGCATCAAGATAAAATCAGCTAAGGGAACAGCTTAGTAGGGTGCGTCAGTATGAATAATCTCTTGGTATAGTTAGCTTTTCTCACACTGACGCACCCTACAGTTTGGATATTTTTTGATCTGGAAGTCCCTAAACCACATTTAGGTTTGAGAAGAATTTTGCCTTTTCCACGAAAAGTAAAAGTGCAAATCTTTGCTACTTGCCATATATATCAAAATTACGGCACTCAGAGCAGCCATAATTAAACTTCCTACGATGAGGACAGTAGAAAGCTTTGCTTTTAGTGCAATCACCATTGCAACTAGAGCAACCACCAAAAAACTACAGATAGCCATCATGAGCCACTTCGCCCATTTTTGCCCCTGTAGAACAAAGTACATAACTACGATGGTGAATAAAATCCGTCCAATCGCCCATCTATCCCGTGCTAGAAAAACTAGCGTAGCATCTAGAATACAAAGCACCACAAACATAGCCATTAATGTATTGCGTGCTTTCAAAGCAGATTCATCGATTTGGAGCATAGGTTTCTACATCACAAAAAAATAACTTCACGCTTGTGCGTCAAATCGGGTGCGAAAGCTGCCGTATTTCAGCCAATATTGTTTCAAGTTATGGCAAGGGGTATGTAAACTTGCCTTAGCCTGATAGAGAATTACTTGCCGATGATCACCCATCCAAATTTTGTCAATCGGATCAACTGATATGACTGTACCTCCTAAAGCTTCCACACATTGAGAAAATCTCTCAACGGCACTGTAATCTACAGTTTCAAACACAAAAAAATTACCTGAACAAATTAAATGCCTGCTGCGAATCCAGCACTGCATTTTTTTCTGCGCTTCTGGGGGCAGCATATTTGGTTTGAGAGATTCCAGATCCGGCAGGGAAAGATCATAGGATATTTGGGACTTCATGAGCGAAACTCTCCCGCTTTTTAAACCGCAATGGCCCATGTGTAGATCCCCAAACTTGTTGGTGGGTGTTGATGTCAAGACCTTTATCGAGACTTACCCAGGTGCTTTCTGTGATTTCCACATAGCTATCTAAATAAGTCTGACAGCCATTTTTTTCTATTAAGCAGAGGTTGCCGGGTTCGACACTACCTTGAAAGCGATCGCCTTCTCGTTTAAAAATCATTGAGCAGTGATATCGCCGTTCAATACAGTCGGGAGTAATGGTTTTCAGAATATTTAAATCCCGCGCCGCACCCGCATAGAACATGGCATTTTTTAAGCTGTAGTTTTCGATATAAATTTGATCACCTTGCTCAACTAGACGATGCACACCCTGACGATACGGTCGCCACAAGTCATAGTCATAAACTTGTTCAGAATACATCCCAATGCCAGAGAAGAATTCAAAAGGTAAGGGACGAAAAAAAACGTGAATATGGGCGTACTCTTTCGGACTTTCAAATGCCTGTTGTTGATTGCTGAAATCCCCTGCCATCCAACGAGCTAGGGTAATTAAATTATTTGACGTTGTTGCACAAATAGGTGTGATGGAAGAAGTCACTTCACTTTACTCCAAATTCAAAATTCAAAATTAATTACCTTCGTTTTCAGGCGTAAATAAAAACAATTCGCAATTCGCAATAAACAGAGAAAACAATGAAAATCTATGATTTTAACGGTATTTTTTTGATACTATTGTGGGTTGGAATTAGCTGTAATTTAATTCTGGACACCCTGCCGAATTTCTGAAGAAAACGAGGCGGTAACAACTCCTGTTCCAGCACTGGTTTTAATCAAAGAAACCCGACATCGGACATTAGGATTGACAAACCAAATTTTTTCCTCGGCGGCGGCGCGTTCGTAGGCGGTAGTTAAGACAAATGTACCGTCAGCTGTTAAGTAATAGTCACCGGCGGCGGCGATGGTTTCTGCATAGCCTTGATCACGCAGGAGTTTACCGCGATGAGCCGCATCATCAGGATCAGGTATAGGAACTAGAACACAAGTACCTTTGACTTCTCCATCATCCCAATCTGATTGACCTTCCCAACTCATACGGAATGGGGAAACTGCTGTCTGGGGGTCGATGTCATAACTTTTGCACAAGTCAATGACTGCTGGATCATCAATAGAAAGAGCCTCAATCTCAATTTCTGACTGTACAGCTTCAAAGTGACTGAAGGCTAAATGATGTGCGCTACGTTGCGATCGCCAACGTCCAATGGAATTTTTAACAAACTCTTGAATATCCATCAATTTTTGATTTTTTTATAGTTATTCGCTTTTGAAGGCAGTATAAAAAATTGGGTTTCTTAAATAAGAAATCCTGGTTGTAATGTAAGACAAAAAGAAAAGGTAAAAAGGCAAAATAAACAGCAATAAAATTTCTCAACAATCGTACTTTGATTGTAATTGATTTTATTACTTTTGACTTTTTACTTGTTAATTACCACTCATCGATGAAGGTGTAATCACCGGATTGAAAAACTGCGATCGCTCTAGGTTTTTGCTCTGGTGAAACCGTAATTAATTCGTTCTTTTCAGATGTTGTATCAGGGTGATTTTCTACCTCTACTTGAGGTGCTAATTCAGTAGGATGTACTGAATCTAGAATATCCATTGCAGCTATTGTAGATAGTGGCTGTTCTTCGCACTCAATTTGGGAAACTGGAGTCTGGGAAGTTAATAAGGTAATTTGGGTAATTTTTCCCCCAAGGCGATGAATACTCTGAATTGTTTGAGACAGACAATTATAAGGAATTGTCTTTGTATATTTGCCTTTCCTCATTATCCCTTGATCACAGCCACCTGTGACTGTAATCTTGACTCGGCAACTACTGTATTCACTAAAATTGCCAGGAGCAATAATTGTGGTTGCCATACAAATCACCTTTAAATTTGATGTTGTCAGCAACTTATCATCAACTGTAATTTGTGGACAAGCGAAGCAATCACTAAATAAATTGCTGCTTGATCACCAGTGATCACAATGCCAAATTCACTCATTAAGAAATTTAACAAAATCTAGCTTTTTTCAGACTTAGTGTATGTGAATGAATTTTGCCAAACTGTGATTGATTAGCAGTAGTTTTGTCAGTGGCTTTTTGGTAACAAACCATCTATCTACAAACTTTTAGCGGTTCTGCCCTAAGCTATTTCTGTAATGCTCAGAATCTTACCGCCAGTTTTTTGGATGCTCTGAATTTTTTGTGATAGTTGGTTGTATCCCACATCAAAGGTAGCCATGCTTTGAGTTACCCGACGACCAAAATTAGCCTTGGATACAGCCACACGGAATCTTTTTTCTCTGTTACCTACAGCACCACCGCCTAAAGGGGCAATAATTTTGGTTGCGAGGTTACTACCAATATCACCAATTAATTTGGCTGATTTACCCACATCGTTAGCAGCAAATCCCCGCATTAAAGCAAAGGTGCGATTGAAACCAACATTCTTCACCCCAGTTTGGGTACGATTACCACGGGCAGAGGGTGTAACATTATCGCCAAAACTTCTGACATATTCATCACTGTCTATGTAAGAGTTGATTTCAGCTTCGTAGCCCTGGGTGTTGTAAATCTGTACGTGTTCTGCAATTTCTGCTTGATCTTGTGGGGCGCGTCCCAACAGATGTTTGAAATTCAATTCAATGAAACGGTAGGGCGAAGAAGTTTCAAAAAACAAAGAGCGATATAAGTCAGATTGAGCTACCGCACGGACAAACTCTCTGACGGTAATATCGCCATTACGTAATTGAGACTCTGCATTGGTGAGGCGTTGGCTATCAAAGATGTGAGCATTACCCAACACCTGCCGATACACGGCGCGGATGATGGTTTGTAGATCATCTTCGCTGGCGTTGGCGCGTAATTCTACGGACTCGGCTTCTATCCAAAGTGCCATATATCAGCCTCCTAAATTGAGGATTGTTTATTTGTGTTTTATTAAAAAAGCATGATTTGAGGATGGGCTACGCCCATCCTGTTAAATTTTACGCAATTTCAGTAATGCTGACGATTTTGCCAGAAGTACGATTAATGCGTTGAATTTGTGGGGTCATTTTACTCGCAGGGACGATGTACTCATTGGTACTGATGCGTCGGGGACTGTCGAATTTAGAACCTTTAACCACAATTTTGAAGCGTTTTTCAGTGCCAGAACCAATGACAGTAGCTGAAGAAGGTTTAATGTCATTTGCACTGTTGGTAGCAACTGCGTAGACTAATTGAGCAGATTTGACTGCGCTATCAATCTGAGCAGGGCCGCGATCGAGGGCAAATATGCGATTGTAGCCAACTTGCTTGCTATTGGCTTCGCTGTTTTTACCACGATAGTAGGGGACTACGTTTTCACCAAAGGCGGCTTGATATTCAGCACTATCGATATAAGAATCGATTTCAGCTTCATAGCCTTCAGCTACAGTCCGAACGATGTGTTCAGAAACTTCTCTTTGGTCTTGGGGTGCGCGACCAAGTAAGTGGAGGAAGTTGAGTTCTACAAACCGATAGGGGGCGCAAGACTCGAAGTAGCGGGTACGATAAAACTCAGACTTGGCAACGATGCGGACAAACTCTCGCACAGTGATGGAGCGATCGCACAATTGTGATTCTGCTGTCACCAACCGCTCACTCTCCATGATGTGAGGATTGCCTAACACTTGTTTGTAAACTGCACGGATGATAGTTTGAACTTCTTCTAAACTACCACTAGGCCACAGTTCCAGGATTGTCTGGGTTGCCATAGGAATCTATCTCCTCAGTATGTTATTAGTTTGCAGCCGATTTATACAGCAGTAATACTGGCAATCACGCCACCTTGTTGGTGAATGCGCTGATACTCTTGAGAGAGCTTATCGTATGGCACCAGAAATACTTGGTTGGCACGGCGGAATTTAGAAATGTTATTGAAGGTTTTGGCACGATAACCTGTGACTTCAATGCGGTAAACTTTACCACCTGCACTCGCATCAACACCATGACGGCTACGAGAAGCCACAGGCGGTGTGCGGAAGGTTGCACCATCGCCAGCAGGAGAAATTACTGGTGTAGCTGTAGATTGAATCACCAAAGCATTGAGTTTGGGACTCTTACCTGCGAGGTCTCCTTTCAAGCTACTGCTAGCAGCACCCCGTACCAATTGGAAAGTATGGGTAAATTGCACCATGCTTGTGCAAGCTTCTGTTTTGTAACCCCGAATGTAGGGAACAATGTTTTCTCCAAAGGTAGATTGATACTCATCGCTGTCGATA contains:
- a CDS encoding response regulator transcription factor — its product is MRILLVEDDVILAENLVDALTSQRYVVDVVHDGEAAWHQVKALNYDLLLLDVMLPVLDGMSLCHRLRSHGYHWPILMLSACNNINNEINGLDAGADDYLVKPFDLQKLLARIRALLRRGFLTSPPILTWGELHLNPSTYEVTYDSTPIYLTPKEYSILELLLRNGRRVLSRRVIIEHIWALESSPEEHTVKVHIRSLRQKIKAAGAKEDLIETVHSIGYRLHQHQDKIS
- a CDS encoding CpeR family transcriptional regulator, with translation MKSQISYDLSLPDLESLKPNMLPPEAQKKMQCWIRSRHLICSGNFFVFETVDYSAVERFSQCVEALGGTVISVDPIDKIWMGDHRQVILYQAKASLHTPCHNLKQYWLKYGSFRTRFDAQA
- a CDS encoding chromophore lyase CpcT/CpeT, with the translated sequence MAGDFSNQQQAFESPKEYAHIHVFFRPLPFEFFSGIGMYSEQVYDYDLWRPYRQGVHRLVEQGDQIYIENYSLKNAMFYAGAARDLNILKTITPDCIERRYHCSMIFKREGDRFQGSVEPGNLCLIEKNGCQTYLDSYVEITESTWVSLDKGLDINTHQQVWGSTHGPLRFKKRESFAHEVPNIL
- a CDS encoding phycobiliprotein lyase — its product is MDIQEFVKNSIGRWRSQRSAHHLAFSHFEAVQSEIEIEALSIDDPAVIDLCKSYDIDPQTAVSPFRMSWEGQSDWDDGEVKGTCVLVPIPDPDDAAHRGKLLRDQGYAETIAAAGDYYLTADGTFVLTTAYERAAAEEKIWFVNPNVRCRVSLIKTSAGTGVVTASFSSEIRQGVQN
- a CDS encoding phycobilisome linker polypeptide, which translates into the protein MATTIIAPGNFSEYSSCRVKITVTGGCDQGIMRKGKYTKTIPYNCLSQTIQSIHRLGGKITQITLLTSQTPVSQIECEEQPLSTIAAMDILDSVHPTELAPQVEVENHPDTTSEKNELITVSPEQKPRAIAVFQSGDYTFIDEW
- a CDS encoding phycobilisome rod-core linker polypeptide → MALWIEAESVELRANASEDDLQTIIRAVYRQVLGNAHIFDSQRLTNAESQLRNGDITVREFVRAVAQSDLYRSLFFETSSPYRFIELNFKHLLGRAPQDQAEIAEHVQIYNTQGYEAEINSYIDSDEYVRSFGDNVTPSARGNRTQTGVKNVGFNRTFALMRGFAANDVGKSAKLIGDIGSNLATKIIAPLGGGAVGNREKRFRVAVSKANFGRRVTQSMATFDVGYNQLSQKIQSIQKTGGKILSITEIA
- a CDS encoding phycobilisome rod-core linker polypeptide, yielding MATQTILELWPSGSLEEVQTIIRAVYKQVLGNPHIMESERLVTAESQLCDRSITVREFVRIVAKSEFYRTRYFESCAPYRFVELNFLHLLGRAPQDQREVSEHIVRTVAEGYEAEIDSYIDSAEYQAAFGENVVPYYRGKNSEANSKQVGYNRIFALDRGPAQIDSAVKSAQLVYAVATNSANDIKPSSATVIGSGTEKRFKIVVKGSKFDSPRRISTNEYIVPASKMTPQIQRINRTSGKIVSITEIA
- a CDS encoding phycobilisome linker polypeptide — its product is MPFGPASRLGVSLFDETPPVEWVPGRSQEEAETIIRAVYRQVLGNAYVMESERLSVPESKFKSGELSVREFVRAVAKSELYSSRFFTNCARYRAIELNFRHLLGRAPLDLEEMRGHSTILDTQGFEAEIDSYIDSDEYQSTFGENIVPYIRGYKTEACTSMVQFTHTFQLVRGAASSSLKGDLAGKSPKLNALVIQSTATPVISPAGDGATFRTPPVASRSRHGVDASAGGKVYRIEVTGYRAKTFNNISKFRRANQVFLVPYDKLSQEYQRIHQQGGVIASITAV